A stretch of the Azorhizobium caulinodans ORS 571 genome encodes the following:
- a CDS encoding arginyltransferase yields the protein MTEHSRDTPQFYLTAPSPCPYLPGKEERKVFTHLVGERAGALNDVLTQGGFRRSQSIAYRPACEGCRACISVRICVDDFVPSRSFRRTLKENEDLIGALRPPSPTSEQYGLFRSYVTSRHGSGGMADMSVLDYAMMVEDTHVQTRLVEYRRRGPDSRINGRGTGDLFAVALTDILGDGLSMVYSFYNPNIPERSLGTFLILDHIAKAKEMGMPYVYLGYWVNGSRKMDYKRRFLPQERLSPHGWERVDE from the coding sequence GTGACCGAACATTCGCGCGACACGCCGCAATTCTATCTGACCGCCCCCTCCCCTTGCCCCTATCTGCCGGGGAAGGAGGAGCGGAAGGTGTTCACCCATCTGGTGGGTGAACGCGCGGGTGCGCTCAATGACGTGCTCACCCAGGGCGGCTTCCGGCGCAGCCAGTCCATTGCCTACCGCCCCGCCTGCGAGGGCTGCCGGGCGTGCATCTCCGTGCGCATCTGCGTCGATGACTTCGTGCCCTCGCGCTCCTTCCGCCGCACGCTGAAGGAGAATGAGGATCTCATCGGCGCCTTGCGCCCGCCGAGCCCCACCTCCGAGCAGTATGGCCTCTTCCGCTCCTACGTGACGTCCCGCCACGGCTCCGGCGGCATGGCGGACATGAGCGTGCTCGACTACGCCATGATGGTGGAGGACACCCATGTGCAGACCCGGCTGGTGGAATATCGCCGCCGGGGGCCGGACAGCCGCATCAACGGGCGCGGCACCGGCGACCTGTTCGCCGTCGCCCTCACCGACATCCTCGGCGACGGGCTGTCCATGGTCTATTCCTTCTACAATCCGAACATTCCCGAGCGTTCGCTCGGCACGTTCCTGATCCTCGACCACATCGCCAAGGCCAAGGAGATGGGCATGCCCTATGTCTATCTCGGCTATTGGGTGAACGGTTCGCGCAAGATGGACTACAAGCGCCGCTTCCTGCCGCAGGAGCGTCTTTCGCCCCACGGCTGGGAGCGCGTGGACGAATAG
- a CDS encoding RDD family protein — translation MSYTSQDNGRSAPYEGVRPHAYDPVAQPEYFEGVLARRALAFLVDAVMITAPIGLLAIFIFVFGLVTLSLGWMLFPLLSPAFVVWAICYNALTLGAPASATLGMRLMDIQMRTWYGAPAYSVLGAAHAVLFWVSVSFFTPFVLLVALFNGRRRLLHDFALGTVVVNTEARAASLRRWR, via the coding sequence ATGAGCTACACTTCGCAGGACAACGGCCGGTCGGCGCCTTATGAGGGCGTGCGGCCCCATGCCTATGATCCCGTGGCCCAGCCGGAATATTTCGAGGGCGTGCTCGCCCGCCGGGCGCTCGCCTTCCTCGTGGACGCGGTGATGATCACCGCGCCCATCGGCCTTCTGGCCATTTTCATCTTCGTGTTCGGCCTCGTGACGCTGAGCCTCGGCTGGATGCTGTTCCCGCTGCTCAGTCCGGCCTTCGTGGTATGGGCCATCTGCTACAACGCCCTGACGCTCGGCGCCCCGGCCTCGGCGACGCTCGGCATGCGCCTCATGGATATCCAGATGCGCACCTGGTACGGCGCGCCGGCCTATTCCGTGCTCGGCGCGGCGCATGCGGTGCTGTTCTGGGTGTCGGTCAGCTTCTTCACGCCCTTCGTGCTGCTGGTGGCGCTGTTCAACGGCCGGCGCCGTCTCCTGCACGATTTCGCCCTCGGGACGGTGGTCGTGAACACGGAGGCTCGGGCCGCATCGCTGCGGCGCTGGCGATAA
- a CDS encoding branched-chain amino acid ABC transporter permease gives MDQARLCERVLPALLPDGTRIERVESRPAEAGSSGVTLAYFARTPEDTAARPDRITCRFAAPTGPGRLDLVGVTTIEGDLGEARLFILKRWWLEAGGGAGFPAHSALFRLPTPWAYGLQQALNALPNMTAYAALAAAFTLIHGLTGRIILAMGEIAVAGGGAMLAVAALAPATGAFTLAHLLLGLVAGTATGGLWMLTFGRLVLRRMAERREASQAVIIASIGLALVLREAMTLAQSGSGLWLPRLVHTPIPLAGSAAFTATVTPAMIGGALASGCGVAGVLALLRFSRFGRGWRAFRDDPLMASLCAVAPSRLLGATFLLAGALSGLAGASLVLVFGNVDAALGLPLTLKTLAGAILGGVGSVGGAAAGGLLVGALEGGWSSVWDIAWRDVAIYGLLILGLVARPEGLFGSGTRNL, from the coding sequence GTGGATCAGGCGCGCCTGTGCGAGCGGGTGCTGCCAGCGCTCCTGCCGGACGGCACCCGCATCGAGCGGGTGGAGAGCCGGCCGGCCGAGGCTGGATCGAGCGGCGTCACTCTCGCCTATTTCGCCCGCACCCCAGAGGATACGGCCGCCCGGCCGGACCGCATCACCTGCCGCTTCGCCGCCCCAACCGGGCCGGGGCGGCTTGATTTGGTGGGCGTCACCACCATCGAGGGCGATCTCGGCGAGGCTCGCCTGTTCATCCTCAAGCGCTGGTGGCTGGAGGCGGGCGGGGGCGCGGGCTTCCCTGCCCATTCCGCTCTCTTTCGCCTTCCGACGCCATGGGCCTACGGGCTCCAGCAGGCGCTGAACGCTTTGCCGAACATGACAGCCTATGCGGCGCTCGCCGCCGCTTTCACCCTCATCCATGGGCTGACGGGACGGATCATTCTCGCCATGGGCGAGATCGCTGTGGCCGGCGGCGGCGCCATGCTGGCGGTGGCCGCTCTCGCTCCGGCGACCGGCGCCTTCACGCTGGCCCATCTCCTGCTCGGGCTAGTGGCGGGCACCGCCACGGGCGGTCTCTGGATGCTCACCTTCGGCCGCCTTGTCCTGCGACGGATGGCGGAGCGGCGAGAGGCCTCGCAGGCGGTCATCATCGCCAGCATCGGTCTGGCCCTGGTGCTGCGCGAGGCCATGACGCTGGCCCAGAGCGGGTCCGGCCTCTGGCTCCCGCGCCTCGTTCACACCCCGATCCCGCTCGCCGGCAGTGCCGCCTTCACGGCCACGGTGACGCCCGCCATGATCGGCGGCGCGCTGGCCTCCGGCTGCGGCGTGGCCGGCGTGCTCGCTCTGCTGCGCTTCAGCCGCTTCGGACGGGGCTGGCGGGCCTTCCGCGACGATCCTCTGATGGCCTCGCTGTGTGCCGTGGCACCAAGCCGGCTGCTCGGGGCCACCTTCCTCCTCGCCGGTGCCCTGTCGGGGCTCGCGGGCGCCAGCCTCGTGCTCGTCTTCGGCAATGTGGACGCGGCCCTCGGCCTGCCGCTGACCCTGAAAACGCTGGCCGGCGCCATCCTCGGCGGCGTCGGTTCAGTCGGCGGGGCGGCGGCCGGCGGCCTGCTTGTCGGGGCGCTGGAGGGCGGCTGGTCTTCGGTCTGGGACATCGCCTGGCGCGACGTGGCGATCTATGGGCTCCTCATTCTTGGGCTCGTGGCGCGGCCGGAGGGCCTGTTCGGCTCCGGCACGCGGAATCTTTAG
- the hemB gene encoding porphobilinogen synthase: MTVSPARLHSIDPAKAAGGQSLDLVTRPRRNRKSDWSRRLVREHTLTVDDLIWPIFVVEGEKVRENVASMPGVERLSIDEAVRAAEMAAKLRIPALALFPYTEPGLRDPHGSEALNDNNLVCRALRAIKARVPEIGLITDVALDPYTSHGHDGLMDGERIVNDATVEVLVRQSIVQAQCGADVIAPSDMMDGRVGAIRLGLDKAGFEDVQIMSYAAKYASAFYGPFRDAIGTSKTLIGDKRTYQMDPANGAEAIREAALDVEEGADMLMVKPGLPYLDVVYRLKEAFALPTYAYQVSGEYAMIEGAIRNGWLDGSRVVEESLIAFKRAGADGILTYFAPRVAERLAAGA; this comes from the coding sequence ATGACTGTTTCCCCCGCCCGCCTCCACTCCATCGATCCCGCGAAGGCAGCGGGCGGCCAGTCCCTCGATCTCGTCACCCGCCCCCGCCGCAACCGCAAGAGCGACTGGAGCCGGCGGCTGGTGCGCGAACACACGCTCACCGTCGATGACCTGATCTGGCCGATCTTCGTCGTCGAAGGCGAGAAGGTGCGCGAGAATGTGGCCTCCATGCCGGGCGTCGAGCGCCTGTCCATCGACGAGGCGGTGCGCGCAGCGGAAATGGCGGCAAAGCTGCGCATTCCCGCCCTCGCGCTCTTCCCCTACACAGAGCCGGGCCTGCGCGATCCGCACGGCTCCGAGGCGCTGAACGACAACAATCTCGTCTGCCGCGCGCTGCGCGCCATCAAGGCCCGCGTGCCGGAGATCGGCCTCATCACCGACGTGGCGCTCGATCCCTACACCAGCCATGGCCATGACGGCCTCATGGACGGCGAGCGCATCGTCAATGACGCGACGGTGGAAGTGCTGGTGCGCCAGTCCATCGTCCAGGCCCAATGCGGAGCCGATGTGATCGCCCCCTCCGACATGATGGATGGCCGCGTCGGCGCCATCCGCCTCGGCCTCGACAAGGCGGGCTTCGAGGACGTGCAGATCATGTCCTATGCGGCCAAGTACGCGTCGGCCTTCTATGGTCCGTTCCGCGATGCCATCGGCACCTCCAAGACCCTCATCGGCGACAAGCGCACCTATCAGATGGACCCCGCCAATGGCGCGGAAGCCATCCGGGAAGCCGCCCTTGATGTGGAGGAGGGCGCCGACATGCTGATGGTGAAGCCCGGCCTGCCCTATCTGGACGTGGTCTATCGCCTGAAGGAGGCCTTCGCGCTGCCCACCTATGCCTATCAGGTGTCCGGCGAGTACGCGATGATCGAGGGCGCCATCCGCAACGGCTGGCTCGACGGCAGCCGCGTGGTGGAGGAGAGCCTCATCGCCTTCAAGCGGGCGGGTGCCGACGGCATCCTCACCTACTTCGCCCCGCGCGTGGCCGAGCGGCTCGCCGCCGGCGCGTGA
- a CDS encoding enoyl-CoA hydratase/isomerase family protein, translated as MTPEPEVLFERRGAAGLITLNRPKALNALTHAMVQAIDPRLRAWARDPGVTRVILKAAGERAFCAGGDVRQIYDLGRAGRQAEALAFWREEYVLNHLIGTYPKPFVSLIDGICMGGGFGLSAHGTYRVGGDRYLFAMPEVNIGLFPDVGGTYVLPRLPKAAGVYLAFTGNRIKTADGLHVGLLTHAVPSAGMSALEEALCAGGAVAEVLAAHAVDPGPAPILAHEAFIAEAFASADVFAVLAALDAAAGRGGPEADFARETAAALHTKSPTSLAIAAEQMRRGPALSLGEALKAEFRVVTRVAHGHDFYEGVRALLVDKDNTPRWQPPRLADVDPAAIAAHFDPIAEELEFPAGTA; from the coding sequence GTGACCCCTGAGCCCGAGGTTCTGTTCGAGCGCCGCGGCGCGGCCGGCCTCATCACCCTCAATCGCCCCAAGGCCCTCAACGCTTTGACGCATGCCATGGTGCAGGCCATCGATCCGCGGTTGCGGGCGTGGGCACGTGATCCTGGCGTGACGCGGGTGATCCTGAAGGCGGCGGGCGAGCGCGCCTTCTGCGCCGGCGGCGACGTTCGGCAGATCTATGATCTCGGCCGCGCGGGGCGGCAGGCGGAGGCTCTCGCCTTCTGGCGCGAGGAATATGTTCTCAATCATTTGATCGGGACCTATCCCAAGCCCTTCGTCTCGCTCATCGACGGCATCTGCATGGGCGGCGGCTTCGGCCTCTCCGCCCACGGCACCTATCGGGTGGGCGGGGATCGCTATCTCTTCGCCATGCCGGAAGTGAACATCGGCCTCTTTCCGGATGTGGGCGGCACCTATGTGCTGCCGCGCCTGCCGAAGGCGGCTGGCGTCTATCTCGCTTTCACCGGCAACCGTATCAAGACCGCCGACGGCCTGCACGTGGGTCTGCTGACCCATGCGGTGCCCTCCGCCGGCATGTCCGCCCTGGAAGAGGCGCTGTGCGCGGGCGGCGCGGTGGCTGAGGTGCTCGCCGCCCATGCGGTGGACCCGGGTCCCGCGCCCATTCTCGCCCATGAAGCCTTCATCGCGGAGGCCTTCGCTTCGGCCGACGTGTTCGCCGTCCTGGCAGCGCTCGATGCCGCCGCCGGGCGTGGCGGGCCGGAGGCGGATTTCGCGCGCGAGACCGCGGCGGCCCTCCACACCAAATCGCCCACCAGCCTGGCGATTGCCGCCGAGCAGATGCGGCGCGGCCCGGCTCTCAGCCTCGGCGAGGCCCTGAAAGCCGAATTCCGCGTCGTGACCCGCGTCGCCCATGGCCATGATTTCTACGAAGGGGTGCGGGCGCTGCTGGTGGACAAGGACAATACGCCCCGCTGGCAGCCGCCGCGGCTCGCTGATGTGGATCCTGCCGCCATTGCGGCGCATTTCGATCCCATTGCCGAGGAACTGGAATTTCCGGCCGGAACCGCATGA
- a CDS encoding DUF6163 family protein, translating to MSHYDPIDASARARMERLTPWRRRLVFFLRAVAFFLLLEGIYHWAMICGVGDGRETRFESLPMAAQGVVIWSAIIDPIAGVGLWLGAGWAVVLWLLATASQVVVGAWAPDGMSRLLVFTLFEVALVIAYAVLSIRAARESDQD from the coding sequence ATGAGCCATTACGACCCCATCGATGCCAGCGCCCGCGCGCGCATGGAACGCCTGACGCCCTGGCGTCGGCGCCTGGTCTTCTTCCTGCGCGCGGTCGCCTTCTTCCTTCTGCTGGAGGGCATCTACCACTGGGCAATGATCTGCGGCGTGGGTGATGGGCGCGAGACGCGCTTTGAGAGCTTGCCCATGGCGGCGCAGGGCGTCGTCATCTGGTCGGCCATCATCGATCCCATCGCGGGCGTCGGCCTGTGGCTCGGGGCCGGATGGGCCGTGGTGCTCTGGCTGCTTGCCACCGCCAGTCAGGTTGTGGTCGGCGCCTGGGCGCCCGACGGCATGTCGCGCCTGCTGGTCTTCACCCTGTTCGAGGTGGCCCTCGTCATCGCCTATGCGGTGCTCTCCATCCGCGCCGCGCGGGAGAGCGATCAGGATTGA
- a CDS encoding methyl-accepting chemotaxis protein — protein MAVAAFPFRRDTASIGAAAQFLDNLPSAVMLCEPQNLVICYLNKASVQLLKSIEHVLPVKADQVLGSSIDIFHKNPSHQRRLLADPKNLPHTARIKAGDEILELNINAVRDARGAYAYVQLTWSVITKAVEHEEKTERLLQMIEEMPINVMTCTLDDFRIDFANRASRETLKRIEQYLPVKAADLIGTSIDVFHKAPAHQRRMLADPSNLPHQANIKVGPETLRLRVSAIKDQKGNYVGPMVTWAVVTESVALANSVNEVVGSMTDTSAEMQQSSSRLLELTQSSDQTAAAVSAAAVEMSASFDEISSQIRQATGMSQDVAERARSTDQLVSGLTESVERIGAFTALIDKIAAQTNLLALNATIEAARVGEAGKGFAVVAQEVKALAMQTANATQDIRQQVSAVQTASEAAATAVSDISGNVRQLSEVFTALSAGVEEQVVTNRSVSQMITGVSDTTGEIRDAALRVRSVADQVGGCAGRLTNEVGTLLKT, from the coding sequence ATGGCCGTTGCTGCATTTCCGTTTCGCCGTGACACCGCTTCGATCGGTGCAGCGGCGCAGTTCCTCGACAATCTGCCTTCCGCGGTCATGCTCTGCGAACCGCAGAATCTGGTGATCTGCTATCTCAACAAGGCTTCGGTCCAGCTCCTCAAATCCATTGAGCATGTCCTGCCCGTGAAGGCGGACCAGGTGCTGGGCTCTTCCATCGACATCTTTCACAAGAACCCTTCGCACCAGCGCCGCCTCCTCGCCGATCCGAAGAACCTGCCCCACACCGCGCGGATCAAGGCGGGCGACGAGATTCTTGAGCTCAACATCAATGCGGTGCGCGACGCCCGCGGCGCCTATGCCTATGTTCAGCTCACCTGGAGCGTCATCACCAAGGCCGTCGAGCATGAGGAGAAGACCGAGCGTCTGCTCCAGATGATCGAGGAAATGCCGATCAACGTGATGACCTGCACCCTCGACGATTTCCGCATCGATTTTGCGAATCGCGCCAGCCGCGAGACGCTCAAGCGCATCGAGCAGTATCTGCCGGTGAAGGCCGCCGATCTCATCGGCACCTCCATCGACGTGTTTCACAAGGCCCCGGCCCACCAGCGCCGGATGCTCGCGGACCCCTCGAACCTGCCGCATCAGGCCAACATCAAGGTCGGACCCGAGACGCTGCGCCTGCGCGTTTCGGCCATCAAGGACCAGAAGGGCAACTATGTGGGCCCCATGGTCACCTGGGCGGTGGTCACCGAGAGCGTTGCGCTCGCCAACAGCGTCAACGAGGTGGTCGGGTCCATGACCGACACTTCGGCCGAGATGCAGCAGTCCAGCTCGCGCCTGCTCGAACTGACGCAGAGCTCCGACCAGACGGCAGCGGCCGTCTCCGCCGCGGCGGTGGAGATGTCCGCCTCCTTCGACGAGATTTCCAGCCAGATCCGGCAGGCCACGGGCATGTCGCAGGATGTGGCCGAGCGCGCCCGCTCGACCGACCAGCTGGTGAGCGGCCTCACCGAGAGCGTGGAGCGCATCGGCGCCTTCACGGCCCTCATCGACAAGATCGCGGCGCAGACCAACCTTCTCGCGCTGAACGCCACCATCGAGGCGGCGCGCGTGGGCGAGGCCGGCAAGGGATTCGCGGTGGTGGCGCAGGAGGTGAAGGCGCTCGCCATGCAGACGGCGAATGCCACGCAGGACATTCGCCAGCAGGTCTCTGCCGTCCAGACCGCCAGCGAGGCAGCGGCGACGGCCGTCTCCGACATCTCCGGCAACGTGCGCCAGTTGAGCGAGGTCTTCACTGCTCTGTCGGCGGGCGTCGAGGAACAGGTGGTCACCAACCGTTCGGTGAGCCAGATGATCACCGGCGTCTCCGACACCACCGGCGAAATCCGGGACGCCGCGCTGCGGGTGCGCTCGGTTGCCGATCAGGTGGGGGGGTGCGCGGGACGGCTCACCAACGAGGTGGGAACGCTTCTCAAGACCTGA
- a CDS encoding DUF4142 domain-containing protein gives MTIARTRHPAAVFACALLVALAALLPQKAAAQLAGTLSGPRFVETAAIAGLFEIEAAKLALTRSRNEAVRRFAQQMVDDHTRIAADLKRAAVAANGDISVPAALDAEHDALLQRLKAVPEREFDAQYVATQKTAHEQAVGLFGAFARQGDQTALKEFAQQTLPMLQHHLEQVEKIAINT, from the coding sequence ATGACCATCGCCCGCACGCGCCATCCGGCTGCAGTCTTTGCCTGTGCCCTGCTTGTCGCCCTTGCAGCACTGTTGCCGCAGAAGGCCGCGGCCCAGCTTGCAGGCACGCTCTCCGGGCCGCGCTTTGTCGAAACCGCCGCCATCGCCGGTCTGTTCGAGATCGAGGCCGCGAAGCTTGCGCTGACCCGCAGCCGCAATGAGGCGGTGCGCCGCTTCGCCCAGCAGATGGTGGACGACCACACCCGCATCGCCGCCGACCTGAAGCGCGCCGCCGTCGCCGCCAATGGCGACATATCCGTGCCGGCGGCGCTTGATGCCGAGCATGATGCCCTGTTGCAGCGGCTGAAGGCGGTGCCCGAGCGCGAGTTCGACGCACAATATGTGGCGACGCAGAAGACCGCCCACGAACAGGCCGTGGGCCTGTTCGGCGCCTTCGCCCGCCAGGGCGACCAGACGGCGCTGAAGGAGTTCGCGCAGCAGACGTTGCCCATGCTCCAGCATCATCTGGAGCAGGTGGAGAAGATCGCCATCAACACCTGA
- a CDS encoding Zn-dependent hydrolase, with protein sequence MSEKPSNLPVNSDRLWGTILETAAFGATPKGGVRRLTLSQEDRKVRDWFKAACEAAGCTVTVDALGNMFALRPGRDPSRAPIGLGSHLDTQPTGGKFDGILGTLAALEVVRTLNDAGIETEAPLCVANWTNEEGSRFAPAMMGSAAFVGDFTVENILGRKDAEGVTVKEALEAIGYVGAAPVGSQPFEAFVELHIEQGPILEAENKTIGVVEHGQGIVWYDGHITGFESHAGSTPMPLRRDALATFSQIVLAVEAIARKHGPDAVGTVGEVTIANPSRNVIPGEVNFTCEFRSPHAEILKALEADFAAAVTEIAAGRKGVTVEIEQVWRKDPTHFDPKVIGAIREAAEGLGYSNRPMVSGAGHDAFNLATRMPVAMIFVSCKDGLSHNELEDATQADCTAGANVLLHTVLSLAGVANAA encoded by the coding sequence ATGTCCGAAAAGCCGTCCAACCTGCCCGTCAACAGCGACCGCCTCTGGGGCACCATCCTCGAGACCGCCGCCTTCGGCGCGACGCCCAAGGGAGGCGTGCGTCGCCTCACCCTCTCTCAGGAAGACCGCAAGGTCCGCGACTGGTTCAAGGCCGCCTGCGAGGCCGCTGGCTGCACCGTCACCGTGGACGCACTCGGCAACATGTTCGCCCTGCGGCCGGGCCGCGATCCTTCCCGCGCCCCCATCGGCCTCGGCTCGCATCTCGACACCCAGCCCACGGGCGGCAAGTTCGACGGCATCCTCGGCACGCTGGCGGCGCTGGAAGTTGTCCGCACGCTCAATGATGCCGGCATCGAGACAGAAGCGCCGCTCTGCGTCGCCAACTGGACCAATGAGGAAGGTTCCCGCTTCGCCCCGGCCATGATGGGTTCGGCGGCCTTCGTGGGCGACTTCACGGTGGAGAATATTCTCGGCCGCAAGGATGCGGAGGGCGTCACCGTGAAGGAGGCGCTGGAGGCCATCGGCTATGTGGGCGCCGCCCCGGTCGGCAGCCAGCCGTTCGAGGCCTTCGTGGAACTGCATATCGAGCAGGGGCCCATCCTCGAGGCCGAGAACAAGACCATTGGCGTGGTCGAGCACGGGCAGGGCATCGTCTGGTACGACGGCCACATCACCGGCTTCGAGAGCCATGCGGGCTCCACCCCCATGCCGCTGCGGCGCGACGCGCTCGCCACCTTCTCTCAGATCGTGCTGGCGGTCGAAGCCATCGCTCGCAAGCACGGGCCGGATGCGGTGGGCACGGTGGGCGAAGTCACTATCGCCAATCCCTCGCGCAATGTGATTCCAGGCGAGGTGAACTTCACCTGCGAGTTCCGCTCGCCCCATGCCGAGATTCTGAAGGCGCTGGAGGCGGATTTTGCCGCCGCCGTGACGGAGATCGCGGCCGGCCGCAAGGGCGTCACGGTGGAGATCGAGCAGGTGTGGCGGAAGGACCCCACCCATTTCGACCCGAAGGTCATCGGCGCCATCCGCGAGGCGGCGGAAGGGCTCGGCTACAGTAACCGGCCCATGGTCTCCGGCGCGGGGCACGATGCCTTCAACCTCGCCACCAGGATGCCGGTGGCGATGATCTTCGTGTCCTGCAAGGACGGCCTGAGCCACAATGAGCTGGAGGACGCGACGCAGGCCGATTGCACGGCCGGCGCCAACGTCCTGCTGCACACGGTGCTGTCGCTGGCCGGCGTCGCGAACGCTGCCTGA
- a CDS encoding ABC transporter ATP-binding protein, giving the protein MSQTTAEAPLVEIDDLTIRFTGERTVHAVNGVSLSLPKGQVLGLLGESGSGKSVTMRALMRLLPKKRTQISGRIRVAGQDVLALDDDALSAFRGRTVSMIFQEPALALDPVYTIGDQIAESVMRHEGASHATGRARALEMLELVRIPSAKRRLDAYPHEMSGGMRQRAMIALALACRPQVLLADEPTTALDATVQIQILLLLRELQREMGMSVIFVTHDIGVAIEICDRVAVMYAGQIVETGSMRDIVRSPQHPYPRGLLASTVHGAKRGARLETIPGTPPSLSEAPASCSFAPRCNFARQICRERLPPAVELAPGRIVRCVLAEENVPVI; this is encoded by the coding sequence ATGAGCCAGACCACGGCCGAAGCCCCGCTCGTCGAGATCGACGACCTCACCATCCGCTTCACCGGCGAGCGCACGGTCCATGCGGTGAACGGCGTGTCCCTCTCCCTGCCCAAGGGCCAGGTGCTGGGGCTGCTGGGAGAATCCGGCTCCGGCAAGAGCGTGACCATGCGCGCGCTCATGCGCCTCTTGCCGAAGAAGCGCACGCAGATTTCCGGCCGCATCCGCGTTGCCGGGCAGGACGTGCTGGCGCTCGATGACGATGCGCTCTCCGCCTTTCGCGGCCGCACCGTCTCCATGATCTTCCAGGAGCCGGCCCTCGCGCTCGATCCCGTCTATACGATCGGCGACCAGATCGCCGAATCGGTGATGCGCCATGAGGGCGCGAGCCACGCCACCGGCCGCGCCCGCGCGCTGGAGATGCTGGAACTGGTGCGCATCCCCTCCGCGAAGCGCCGGCTGGACGCCTATCCGCATGAAATGTCCGGCGGCATGCGCCAGCGCGCCATGATCGCTCTGGCGCTCGCCTGCCGTCCGCAGGTGCTGCTGGCGGACGAGCCCACCACGGCGCTTGATGCCACCGTGCAGATCCAGATCCTCCTGCTGCTGCGCGAGCTTCAGCGGGAGATGGGCATGTCGGTAATCTTCGTCACCCACGACATCGGCGTCGCCATCGAGATCTGCGACCGCGTGGCCGTCATGTATGCCGGCCAGATCGTCGAGACGGGTTCCATGCGCGACATCGTGCGCAGTCCGCAGCACCCCTATCCGCGCGGGCTGCTCGCCTCGACCGTCCATGGCGCGAAACGCGGCGCGCGGCTGGAGACCATTCCCGGCACCCCGCCCTCGCTGTCGGAGGCGCCCGCCTCCTGCTCCTTCGCCCCCCGCTGCAATTTCGCGCGGCAGATTTGCCGTGAACGCCTGCCCCCGGCTGTGGAACTCGCCCCCGGTCGGATCGTAAGGTGCGTGCTGGCTGAAGAAAACGTCCCGGTGATCTGA